One window of the Sebastes umbrosus isolate fSebUmb1 chromosome 1, fSebUmb1.pri, whole genome shotgun sequence genome contains the following:
- the LOC119493149 gene encoding olfactory receptor 52N5-like, producing MENSTFGGDILILEGLKVTSQSFIPAFILLLLIYIFIMVSNIGLVVLILRSRSLHQPMYLLFCNMSINDVFGATIIIPHVLRDLLISDSVRYIHYIDCAIQAFCVHLHASASHTVLMIMAFDRYVAICNPLRYASIVTNRMVLELSVAAWGTAFVLVVILVGLSVHLSRCRSVIFNLFCDNASLFKLSCESVLVNNIYGLGYTVVLLGSSIGSVTLTYLKIAAVCVCSKNKVLNSKALQTCATHLVVYIILLVSGFVIVILHRFPQLADHRKVAAVMGHVVLPALNAIIYGLQIKEVRQRIMTLFHNNKVALMGVK from the coding sequence ATGGAAAACAGCACTTTTGGTGGGGATATTCTAATCCTAGAGGGGTTAAAGGTCACATCCCAGTCCTTTATTCCTGCTTTCATCCTCCTCCTACTCATCTACATCTTCATCATGGTGTCCAACATCGGCCTGGTGGTCCTGATCTTGAGGAGCAGGAGCCTCCACCAGCCTATGTACCTGCTCTTCTGCAACATGAGTATTAATGATGTTTTTGGGGCCACGATAATTATACCTCACGTACTCAGAGATCTTTTAATATCAGACTCGGTCCGATACATTCATTACATCGACTGTGCCATTCAGGCCTTCTGTGTCCACCTCCATGCGAGTGCTTCTCACACCGTGCTCATGATCATGGCCTTCGACCGCTACGTGGCCATCTGCAACCCCCTGCGATACGCTTCCATCGTGACCAACAGGATGGTGTTGGAGCTGTCGGTGGCGGCGTGGGGAACAGCCTTCGTGCTGGTGGTGATCCTCGTGGGCCTCAGCGTCCACCTGTCGCGCTGCAGGTCAGTTATATTCAACCTGTTCTGCGACAACGCCTCCCTGTTCAAGCTGTCCTGCGAAAGCGTCCTCGTCAATAACATCTACGGCCTCGGCTACACGGTGGTCCTGCTGGGCTCATCCATCGGCAGCGTAACTCTCACCTACCTGAAGattgcagcagtgtgtgtgtgcagtaagAACAAGGTGTTGAACAGCAAAGCGCTGCAGACCTGTGCCACTCACCTGGTTGTCTACATCATCCTTCTGGTGTCTGGCTTCGTCATTGTAATCCTGCACCGTTTCCCTCAGCTGGCAGACCACAGGAAGGTGGCGGCCGTTATGGGACATGTTGTGTTGCCAGCCCTGAACGCCATCATCTACGGCCTGCAAATCAAAGAGGTCCGGCAGAGGATTATGACTTTGTTCCATAACAATAAAGTAGCTTTAATGGGTGTAAAATGA